A single region of the Pseudomonadota bacterium genome encodes:
- a CDS encoding MoaD/ThiS family protein, with product MSINMTLHPYINGVETQLEVQGSTVGDCIMDAAKTYPVMESKLFAKPGKLKGYVEIYVNGKPTVPQELEYPVNDGDQINVLVFLAGG from the coding sequence ATGAGCATAAATATGACGTTGCACCCTTATATCAATGGTGTCGAGACGCAGCTTGAGGTCCAGGGAAGTACTGTGGGAGATTGTATTATGGATGCTGCCAAAACATACCCGGTAATGGAGAGCAAGTTATTTGCTAAACCCGGCAAACTCAAGGGATATGTTGAGATCTACGTCAACGGCAAGCCTACAGTCCCACAAGAACTTGAGTATCCCGTTAACGACGGCGATCAAATCAATGTGTTGGTATTTCTTGCAGGAGGATAA